The segment CCCCTATCTGCTTAAGCCCCACAGGGAGCGTGACCGCTTTGAGCTTAGAGCAGCCATAAAAAGCTTCATAGTCGATAGCCGTCACCGTGTATGCGTCCCCCTCGTGTGATACCGTAGCCGGGATGACAACCGATCCAGTATAACCTTCAGAGTTTTTCACCACAGAGACGGTATGCTCAGTCGCTGAGTTCACCTCATAAGCGATGCCATCTAGATTGAAAGTTTGTGCACTCAACCCTATCGAAGAGATGAGACAGAGGCTCCACAAAGTCTTTTTGATGTAATGATCTTTCATGCCTTTAGTATGTTTATTGAGCAGTATTTCTTGATGAGGTCTTCAATACTTGCGCATCTATTCATACGAAGAGAAGAGCATCGTATGGGAGAGGATACCAATTGTTTGGCTTCTACCTTTTCTTGATAGAAGGCATATGCTGTGAGCTTGCCATGAACGACTGTGCTAAGGTAATAAAGCTGTTGTTATAGCTTCCCGTGGTACACACTCCATTGTCAAGTGCAACACACCTACAAATATAGGTAAAAGATCTCAACGAGTGCTTTAGCAGCAAGTTTTTGCAAAAGTGCGACGTGTACCCGTTTTGCCGTTTTCGGGTACATATCGAGTGTGACATGTACCCGTTTTGCCCTTTTCGGGTACATATCGAGTGTGACGTGTACCCGTCTTGTCGTTTTCGGGTACATATCGAGTGTGACGTGTACCCGTTTTGCCGTTTTCGGGGACATATCGAGTTACAAAATATTGCTTCCGTAGAGACACGCATTGAGCAGATATACAGCAAGGCGGGCTAGACGCTATGGTCTAGCCCGCCTTGTCAGTTATTGCTATTTAGTGGCTAGCAGATCATCTGTGATAGACATTGACCTCGGTGATCACACCCTCAGGAGTGATGTAGACGTACTCCTCACGGGCACCTCTCTGCTCTATCTCGAAGCGGTAGTAAGAGCCCTGAGGCATCTCGATGAAGTCGATATCGTCAATGCGTCCATTGGGATACTTCTGCCGGAGCGCTTGCATGACGACGGCAGGTACGCTTCTCTGAGCAACCCTTCAAGAGCTATCTGTCAGCCTGCGGGTTCATCTAGAGTCGGAAGCGGTAGATCAAGTGCAGCATGGCGTAGCGGCCGAGACTGTTGGACCAGGTGTCGCTAATCTCCGTAGCGGTGACCTGACGCCAGATGCTCTGCTGCTCGTTGAGTAGGTCATACACCTTGATGCGTAGGGTCGCTGCTTGATCCTTCAGGAAAGAGTAAGAAAGCCCAGCGCTCCACAGTACGGAGGCGACGTTGTAAGGCTCTTGGTATCCGATCCCTTGTGTGTAGATCGCCTCGCTCTCCACCTTGAAGCCTAGTGGGAGCGTCACCGACGCATCGCCTCCAGCACTCCAGTCGTAAGTGTGTGGCGAAGTGGCGATCTGTAGACTTTGGCTGCCGTAGTGGTATCTGAGTCCTCCCTTAGCGCGTAGGTAGAGCCAACTGTTTGAATAGGCTAAAGAGAGGTTCGGAGACAGCGTCCATGAGTGCGCCCCATTGGTCACACCATTGATGCGTCCTAGGCGGTAGTTGTACGCCGAGCCGAGCGAGACCGCCAGCGACAGCGACTTCGTAAAGAGGGGCGTGGTAAAGGAGCCGTTAGCATGCACCATATACTCTCCCCCATCGGCATTGATGTAGGTGATCTGTCGGCGCTGCGTCTTGGCATCGACCGTCTGATCGCTGATCACAGCGTGGTGGGTATAAGCACCGAAGAAGCGTAGATTGATCGCTTGGCTCGTACTGGGGATGAAGGTGCGAAACATACCAAACAGCTGATGCTGGTAGCTGGGACGTAGATCTGGATTACCTACGATCGACTCCCGCAGATTGGTCGCATCGGGGAGACTATACATCTGTCCTGCAGAAGGCATCTCTGAGCGTCCCCAATAGCCTAGGCGAAGCATCGTTTGCTTGCTAGGCGTGTAGCGAAAGTTGAGTGAAGGCGCCCATATCGTCTCTCGGCGCACGAGAGGCTCTTGGCTAGCTAGTTGCAACTGCTCCGTAGTCATCCAGGTAGGGCGGATACGTAGTCCTACGGTCAGGTCGAGCAGTTTGTTGGCCACCTTGAGGTCTACACCTCCACTTAGCGAGCTGAGGCGGGTCTTCATCTTCGTATCCATCGTGGCATCTAGCTGTGTCCAGACACCCGTAGCGTCAGGCAGCTTGTAGTCACGCTCACTACTCCGTATGCGGTCGCTCCACTCTAGTTGCGCTTGTAGTGAGAGCAGCTCTGTGAGTGGCTCCACGTAGCCCGTGCGTATGCGGTAGTTGAAGGTCTGATCGCGATCCTCCAGGAGCGTCTGCTGTGACTGATCCCCCTCGACCGAGTGAAGCGTCGAGTGGCTCTCGGTGCTAGCGTTGCCACCGAGGAAGCCTCCGTTGAGTTGTAGGCTGAGAGTACGTCCCTCGTCATTGAGCTTGTGCCCTAGGAGGAGCATGTTGAAGAGGCGTAGCCCACTATGCTCCCGAAGGTTCTCCTGACTGCCTCGATGCAGCTCGTTATCCTCGCTATCCGTAGTGCGATAGTTACGCTCCTCCTGATCTATGCCCCAACTGTAATGTACCGCAGGGCGGTAGATCAGCTCCGTGCGGTCCGTCGCTTGCCACTTGATAAAAGCATCGCCCCCTAGATTGTGTCCACGTCTGAGAGCCTCGGATGTCTCATTGGTAAATGTACTGGGGCTGTCAGGCAAGAGGTTCTCCGTCTCGGTGCGTGTCGAGAGATCGTTTTGGGTATATCCATAGCGTGCATTCGCATTGATCTCCAGCCGATCATTAGGTGTGTAAGTCTCATTAGCAGCGATCTGTGCAGAGGTGGTTATACCTTGATTTCCGAAGCCACCACCACGTCTACCGCCGCCACGCCCCCATCCACCAGAGCCACCGCCTAGGTCCAGGTCAGAGAGTCCCTGCCCGTTTGTATTGTTACTGCCAGCGATGAGCGTCGTCTGGTGCCGCTTGGAGAAGTAGTTGAGCATCCCGCTAAGCTCATAGCGGTGGTCCAAGCCATAACCCGCCAGAGCGTGTCCGAAAGTACCTTGACGCATATCAGGCTTCGTGCGTATGTTGAGTACGGTCTGCTCCTCATCGTCGTCAAAGCCCGTGACGCGCGCCTCGTCGCTCTGCTGGTTTAGCACCTCCAGCTGATTGACCACGGAGGCTGGCAGATTACGCATAGCGACCTTCGTATCCCCGCTAAAGAACTCCTTGCCGTCGAGCATAATCTTCGCCACCTGCTGCCCACCGATGGTGATCTGACCATTCTCATCAATCTCCGCTCCTGGAAGACGCTTGACCAGCTCCTCGAGCATAGCACCTTGCGGCACCTTGTAGGCATCAGCGTTGAAGGCGATCGTATCGCCTCGTACCGTCATGTCGGTTGCTTTACCCTCTACGACCACCACCTCGAGCAGATGCTCATCCTCCTTGAGCTGTATGACTCCTAAGTTTAGCCCAGCCGTGATCGTCAGGTTGTCCTGGTAGTTCTGATAGCCTATGTAGGAGACCTCTAGGGAGAGCTGCTCCTGAGGCACTTGAGCTATCGCAAAGCGCCCCTTGCTATCGCTCGTACCGCCCGCCACGAGCTGCTTATCGCCTGAGGGTGTGAGCCGATAGAATGCCACGTTGGCACCCACCAGAGGAGCCTCGGCGCCGTCCCGTACGGCACCTCGTACGGTCGTGACCACTTGGGCAGGTAATGTAAAGTATAAGACGTGCAGTATCAGGAGTAGGCAGAGACTCCGTAAAGGTATCTGTCGCATAGTGTGTCGTATGTGTGTGTCTCCGTCTTAGAGGAGCTAAACTGTCGAAAGATTAAACGGAGCCGTATCAAAGAGCCGATCCGAGACATCGCTTCTAGAGCCAACGTTCCCTTGTCGTATCGAAGAATTGCTGCTCTCCAGGTGGGGACTCCCAAGTCTCCTCATAGAGTTCAGCTCCTTCTGACAATCGCAGCTTCGTTACTCGTAAGCGTTGCGGTGCTTGAGTAGACTCTTCGTTTACAAACATTCAGTACCTTTGGTTGTATAGTAGACTAATCTCATGAAGCAATACTACATCATTCGCAATAATCAGCCAGCTGGACCCTATACGATAGAGGAGCTTGCTGCGATGGGGATCAAACCCGACACGATAGTCTGGGCTGAGGATATAGCTGACTGGATACCCGCTTATCAGGTGAACGAGCTTAACTCGCTCTTTGCTTCCACCACTGCACAGACGCCTCCTCCTTATCAAGTGCCATATCGTCAGGCGACTGAAGCTCCTCGCTACGACACTACGGGTCCGGAGGCTCGACCATCAGTCCGTCCTCCTATGCCACCGACCTATCTCGTCTGGAGTATCCTCGTGACCATCTTTCTTTCTCGCATCATAGGTATCATTGCGATTGTCTACTCTATACAGGTCTCCTCTCGCTACTACGCTGGTAACTATGAGGGTGCCGCCTATGCTAGTCGTCAAGCTCGCCTGTGGGTTAGAGTTCCAGCCTACATCTTTCTAGTGATGCTCCTGGCATTTCTCATTGGAGGTCTACTTGGATGGATCATTAACAGATGAATCAATGGGGCGGGACGCATGGTGACGCAGTCACCTCTTTCATCTGTTTGCTAGCAACTCCGAAAGTGCTACCTTTGTAGTGCAACAAACAAATCAATCTTCGATGAAGCAATACTATATCATTCGCAATGACCAGCAAGCTGGTCCCTACACCCTAGAGGAGCTGGCCGCGATGGAGATCACGCCTGACACGGTTGTCTGGACGGAGGGTATGACCGACTGGGCTCCTGCCCGTGAGGTGAGCGAGCTGAACTCGCTCTTTACAAGGAGCGCACAGACACCGCCTAGCTACAATGCGCCTAGCTATGGAGCCCCAGCAGCGCCGCAGTATCACAGAGAGCCGCAGTACAGTCGTCCCCCGCAGTACAACACGCCAGCCGAGCAGCCTCCTATGCCACCGACTTATCTCGCATGGAGCATCGCTGTGACGATCCTCTGCTGCCTCATCGGCGGTATCGTGGCGATCGTTTACTCTTCGCAAGTCTCCTCTCGCTATATCGCAGGTGACTACCAGGGCGCTGAATATGCTAGCCGTCAGGCTCGTATATGGATCATCGTCTCCGCCTGTGTTGGCTTTGCTGTGGGCATAGCTTACACTGTTTGGGCTATCTTTTTTAGCACATCACTGGCAGCTTTTTCTGGAGGGTACAATATCTAGAAGCCCCTATATAATTGAGATCAGGTCGTGGAGTCTACTACTCTGCGACCTGATCTCTTTTTAATCAGAGGGGTTCAAGGGGGAAATCTCTCGCAAATGTGTCGAAATCTTGTGCCAAAAGATACGTTTCTCAACTAAGCGGCGGACAATTTTGACTTAGTTGCGATCTATGGTACAACTTCGCACTAATTAACCCTTTATTCGATGACGGTTGCTTACATTTGCACGCGATAACGCAAAATGTAAGTATATGATGAACCTACGACAACTACTTTTTATTTCCTTGGCAAGTCTACTCTTCTTGCCACTACAGGGGGCTATCGACGAAATGCCTACTGTCGCAGACTCGGCGATGACCTACGAACTAGACGAGGTGAGGGTCCTAACCCATCGTCCTCTACTGCGCCAAGCGGGTCTCTTGATGAGTACTCCTGGAGCGATGAGTCTCGTGACCCCGACGATGCTTCGTGAGTATGACATAAAGCATCTGTCAGACTTGACGGCGGTAGTCCCTAATCTCTACATGCCCGACTACGGCTCGCGTCTCACCTCGCCGATCTATATGCGTGGTATCGGTACGCGTAGTGGCGGGCAGTCCACCGCTTTCTTTATCGATGGCGTACCCGTGCTCAATAGTTCGATCAATCGTTACCTCCTCGGCATCGAGTCCATAGAGGTGATGAGCGGAGCACTGAGCAACATCTACGGGCGCAACGCTATGGCGGGAACGATCCTCCTGACCTCTCGCTCGCCTATTGACGACCCCGCACTGGATGTACGTGCTAGAGCTGGTAATCATGGGATTGTCGAGGGAGCTGCGCGACTGGCTCACGCATTTAGCTCCAAGGTGGGGCTCGCCCTTGGGGGGTATTACAATAGAAATAACGGCTTCTATACGAATGCTTTCGATGGCACGCCAGCTGATGCTGAGGAGGCGTATGGTGCCAACATGCACTTCGAGTGGCGTCCTGATGCTTCGCAGAGGTTGCGCCTAGCAGGTGTATGGGATGGTGTACGGCAGGGTGCTTTCCCCTATGCGATGATCCATCCTAAGAGTGGCGAGACGATGCCGATCAACTACAACGCCCCTGGCTCCTACGATCGTACCGTCGGCGAGGCGCGCCTAGCTTATGACAAGAGCTGGGACGAGGTACGGCTAGACTTCACCACCAGCTACCAGGCACTGCGAGACAATATGCTGATGGATCAGGACTACACGCCTCGAGATATCTTTACGATCAACCAAAAGCAGCATCAAGATGCTGTCACGGCTGACCTCATCCTACGCAATAAGGAGCAGATGACCTACAACTGGACACTGGGTCTCAATGGTATCTACCAGATGAATCATCTAGAGGTCCCCGTAGCGATACGCCCCGAGGGACTGATGGCTATGATACAGCCTGGACTAGATAGGGCAAACAAAAACGACAAGGTGCCTGTACAGATGATGGTCGATGCCTCTAAGGAGCGAGTCAATCACAACCTCTTTGACAAGAGCAGCTATGGTGTAGCTCTTTATCACGAGAGTAATCTGCATGAGCCGTTTGGCTGGACAGGCTTCGACCTTAACTTAGGTCTACGTATCGATGCGGAGCGTCAGGCGATGGACTTCGACAGCGACTTTAGCCTAGGGCTGGAGGTAGCTCCAAAAGCTAAGCCTGAGGCAAAGAGACACTTTGACGTGACCAGTCGCTTGGTGGGTGAGGGTGACTATCAAGACTTCTTCCAAGTCCTACCTAAGCTCTCTCTGAGCTATCGCCCCACGGCTGGCAGCTACCTCTTTGTAGCAGCCTCTAAGAGCTACAAGACGGGCGGATATAATGAGCAGATGATGACCGAGGTGCTGATGCAGCAGGCACAGCGGGAGATGATGGCGCTCGTTATGTCGCAGGGCAAGCAGCAGCCACAGGTACAGACGGGCGATGCTAACCTAGCTGCCTTCAAGCCTGAGCATGCCTATAACCTAGAGCTAGGCGGACGGCTCCTGACGCTACAAGATCGCCTCTTCGTGTCGGCTACGCTCTTTGGCTCATGGATACGAGACCTACAGGTGGCACGCTTCGTGACTACGGGTACGGGACGTACGACGGTCAATGCGGGCAAGGCACTCTCGCTCGGTGCTGAGGCGAGTGTCAAGGCGCGTATCTGGCGTTCGCTCACGATCTCTGCTCAGTATGGCTATACGCATGCGACCTTCCAAGACTACCTCACGAGCCGTGCTAATCCTAAGGGCGGTGCACCGATAGAGGTAAACTATGAGGGTAACTATATCCCCTACGTCCCAGCACATACCTACGC is part of the Porphyromonas asaccharolytica DSM 20707 genome and harbors:
- a CDS encoding TonB-dependent receptor, giving the protein MRQIPLRSLCLLLILHVLYFTLPAQVVTTVRGAVRDGAEAPLVGANVAFYRLTPSGDKQLVAGGTSDSKGRFAIAQVPQEQLSLEVSYIGYQNYQDNLTITAGLNLGVIQLKEDEHLLEVVVVEGKATDMTVRGDTIAFNADAYKVPQGAMLEELVKRLPGAEIDENGQITIGGQQVAKIMLDGKEFFSGDTKVAMRNLPASVVNQLEVLNQQSDEARVTGFDDDEEQTVLNIRTKPDMRQGTFGHALAGYGLDHRYELSGMLNYFSKRHQTTLIAGSNNTNGQGLSDLDLGGGSGGWGRGGGRRGGGFGNQGITTSAQIAANETYTPNDRLEINANARYGYTQNDLSTRTETENLLPDSPSTFTNETSEALRRGHNLGGDAFIKWQATDRTELIYRPAVHYSWGIDQEERNYRTTDSEDNELHRGSQENLREHSGLRLFNMLLLGHKLNDEGRTLSLQLNGGFLGGNASTESHSTLHSVEGDQSQQTLLEDRDQTFNYRIRTGYVEPLTELLSLQAQLEWSDRIRSSERDYKLPDATGVWTQLDATMDTKMKTRLSSLSGGVDLKVANKLLDLTVGLRIRPTWMTTEQLQLASQEPLVRRETIWAPSLNFRYTPSKQTMLRLGYWGRSEMPSAGQMYSLPDATNLRESIVGNPDLRPSYQHQLFGMFRTFIPSTSQAINLRFFGAYTHHAVISDQTVDAKTQRRQITYINADGGEYMVHANGSFTTPLFTKSLSLAVSLGSAYNYRLGRINGVTNGAHSWTLSPNLSLAYSNSWLYLRAKGGLRYHYGSQSLQIATSPHTYDWSAGGDASVTLPLGFKVESEAIYTQGIGYQEPYNVASVLWSAGLSYSFLKDQAATLRIKVYDLLNEQQSIWRQVTATEISDTWSNSLGRYAMLHLIYRFRL
- a CDS encoding CD225/dispanin family protein, with the translated sequence MKQYYIIRNNQPAGPYTIEELAAMGIKPDTIVWAEDIADWIPAYQVNELNSLFASTTAQTPPPYQVPYRQATEAPRYDTTGPEARPSVRPPMPPTYLVWSILVTIFLSRIIGIIAIVYSIQVSSRYYAGNYEGAAYASRQARLWVRVPAYIFLVMLLAFLIGGLLGWIINR
- a CDS encoding CD225/dispanin family protein; protein product: MKQYYIIRNDQQAGPYTLEELAAMEITPDTVVWTEGMTDWAPAREVSELNSLFTRSAQTPPSYNAPSYGAPAAPQYHREPQYSRPPQYNTPAEQPPMPPTYLAWSIAVTILCCLIGGIVAIVYSSQVSSRYIAGDYQGAEYASRQARIWIIVSACVGFAVGIAYTVWAIFFSTSLAAFSGGYNI
- a CDS encoding TonB-dependent receptor, coding for MMNLRQLLFISLASLLFLPLQGAIDEMPTVADSAMTYELDEVRVLTHRPLLRQAGLLMSTPGAMSLVTPTMLREYDIKHLSDLTAVVPNLYMPDYGSRLTSPIYMRGIGTRSGGQSTAFFIDGVPVLNSSINRYLLGIESIEVMSGALSNIYGRNAMAGTILLTSRSPIDDPALDVRARAGNHGIVEGAARLAHAFSSKVGLALGGYYNRNNGFYTNAFDGTPADAEEAYGANMHFEWRPDASQRLRLAGVWDGVRQGAFPYAMIHPKSGETMPINYNAPGSYDRTVGEARLAYDKSWDEVRLDFTTSYQALRDNMLMDQDYTPRDIFTINQKQHQDAVTADLILRNKEQMTYNWTLGLNGIYQMNHLEVPVAIRPEGLMAMIQPGLDRANKNDKVPVQMMVDASKERVNHNLFDKSSYGVALYHESNLHEPFGWTGFDLNLGLRIDAERQAMDFDSDFSLGLEVAPKAKPEAKRHFDVTSRLVGEGDYQDFFQVLPKLSLSYRPTAGSYLFVAASKSYKTGGYNEQMMTEVLMQQAQREMMALVMSQGKQQPQVQTGDANLAAFKPEHAYNLELGGRLLTLQDRLFVSATLFGSWIRDLQVARFVTTGTGRTTVNAGKALSLGAEASVKARIWRSLTISAQYGYTHATFQDYLTSRANPKGGAPIEVNYEGNYIPYVPAHTYATMLQLNEPIQTSWLKGVLASVELRGNGPIYWDSENQHRQDPYMTLGARLGVRLPYVTVAIWGRNLTDTRYATFYFQSFGNSFLQQAQPRTFGADLSFHF